One window of the Hippocampus zosterae strain Florida chromosome 8, ASM2543408v3, whole genome shotgun sequence genome contains the following:
- the c8h8orf82 gene encoding UPF0598 protein C8orf82 homolog: MLLLRTTAALVRQRLAVRRCTAAGVRRLTTTAAYVQGQSPEPRIREYFYYLDHQGQLFLDDTKVKNFVTCFKDKQFLVFFFSRLRLNQSGRYRDDFPFLSPCGRERNFLRCDDRPVVFTHLLQDATGDLLSFCGGADKLTVSFNPEALFMHPASGRVYHPCSERTGGVGLVKSSLAIELSPSFVYASERGQSGPPTHFLWRKRQHVLSNQLAGCFATEEDGSGVGEG, from the exons ATGTTGTTACTTCGTACTACTGCCGCGCTCGTCCGCCAGCGTCTGGCCGTTCGACGCTGCACGGCCGCCGGCGTGAGGAGGCTCACAACCACCGCCGCTTACGTCCAGGGTCAGAGCCCTGAACCGCGTATTCGAGAATACTTCTACTATCTTGACCACCAAGGGCAG CTGTTCCTTGATGACACCAAAGTCAAGAATTTTGTCACCTGTTTCAAAG ACAAACAGTTCCTCGTCTTCTTCTTCAGTCGTCTCCGTCTAAACCAGAGTGGGCGCTACCGGGACGACTTCCCCTTCCTGTCTCCTTGCGGGCGCGAGAGGAACTTCCTGCGTTGCGATGATCGACCAGTGGTCTTCACCCACCTGCTACAGGACGCTACCGGAGACTTGCTGTCGTTTTGCGGCGGCGCAGACAAGCTGACCGTTTCCTTCAACCCCGAGGCACTCTTCATGCACCCGGCCAGCGGACGAGTTTACCACCCGTGCTCCGAGCGAACGGGAGGCGTCGGGCTGGTAAAGTCATCGCTGGCTATCGAGCTCAGCCCGTCTTTTGTCTACGCTTCCGAGCGAGGGCAGTCAGGACCACCCACACACTTCCTGTGGAGGAAACGGCAGCACGTACTAAGCAATCAGCTGGCAGGATGCTTTGCCACAGAAGAGGACGGCAGTGGAGTCGGAGAGGGATAA
- the si:ch211-191a24.4 gene encoding MARVEL domain-containing protein 3: protein MSQAPRSNRGHRERNGDHRQPRGQRDADRSSADRSPSRPPYYDRHPKPARDRDVARAPRNDSKCTHMCSRRGVVLICSVLTNALVLICVVAAQMVTSGLSSMGGLGGFDINSNFNLQGTELQKVRELDMQYSQMRAPGIYGGVAFSLTMGVLSLLFVVASNKPPHHLSRKLLYGALAFQAAGAVAYVAAVGLYLHFVMGVNATDVCAQRERLYARNGYTWMNCDVSGADAAVALFGLITAILYTAGAVLTGQTIRRVKQYLEDRKRRELEREQARAHPQRAPLRAETTSV, encoded by the exons ATGAGCCAAGCACCCCGTTCAAACCGGGGCCACAGGGAGAGAAACGGGGATCATCGGCAGCCCCGTGGACAACGCGATGCCGACCGCTCATCGGCTGACAG GTCGCCTTCCCGACCGCCGTACTACGACCGCCATCCCAAACCCGCGCGGGACCGGGACGTCGCGCGTGCCCCACGTAACGACTccaaatgcacacacatgtgCTCCAGGAGAG GAGTGGTTCTGATCTGTTCCGTGCTGACCAACGCCTTGGTCCTGATCTGCGTGGTGGCCGCTCAGATGGTGACGTCGGGCTTATCTTCCATGGGCGGGCTCGGCGGCTTCGACATCAACTCCAACTTCAACCTGCAGGGCACGGAGCTGCAGAAGGTGCGCGAACTGGACATGCAGTACAGTCAGATGAGAGCGCCGGGCATCTACGGCGGCGTCGCCTTCAGCCTGACGATGGGCGTGCTCTCGCTGCTCTTTGTGGTGGCAAGCAACAAGCCCCCGCACCATTTGTCTCGGAAACTTCTGTACGGGGCGCTGGCGTTTCAGGCGGCGGGAGCCGTGGCCTACGTGGCGGCCGTGGGTCTCTACCTGCACTTTGTGATGGGGGTCAACGCCACGGATGTTTGCGCGCAGCGCGAGCGGCTGTACGCGCGCAACGGCTACACCTGGATGAACTGCGACGTCAGCGGGGCCGATGCGGCCGTGGCTTTGTTTGGACTCATCACCGCCATCCTGTACACCGCCGGCGCCGTGCTCACCGGCCAAACCATCCGCAGGGTGAAGCAGTACTTGGAGGATCGTAAACGGCGCGAGCTGGAGCGAGAGCAAGCCAGAGCTCATCCGCAGAGAGCCCCGCTCAGGGCTGAAACCACCTCGGTGTGA